A portion of the Adhaeribacter radiodurans genome contains these proteins:
- a CDS encoding integron integrase, whose translation METASQLLDQARKTMQSQQLSNRTEAAYCDWIFRYFLFNGKKDPLILGEKEVATFLDYLSLQSKKSASTQNQAHCALLFLYNEVLHQPLAKLHFSRLKHYRSIPAILTKKEIDVLYSYLDRVPRLVAGLLYGCGLKITEGLSLRVRDVDVEKKQLKLNNRVLFFPASLEPELQFQIQEVAAIHQEDIKLGFGEVDIPLTVRAQNPAEAKTLAWQYLFPAARCSVHRSANTGIRFHLHESILQKAIKQAVEKAQLNKSACCYSLRHSYAAHLLESGNDIGTIQKLLGLQNKRSTMIYTYLVKQQAQTGKKQIKNHLSKEEDFNFALL comes from the coding sequence ATGGAAACAGCTTCTCAACTTTTAGATCAGGCCAGGAAAACGATGCAGTCGCAGCAACTAAGTAACCGCACCGAGGCCGCTTACTGCGATTGGATTTTCCGGTACTTTCTTTTTAACGGGAAAAAAGATCCTCTGATATTGGGGGAGAAAGAAGTAGCAACCTTTCTCGATTATCTTTCCCTTCAGAGTAAAAAGTCGGCTTCTACGCAAAACCAGGCGCATTGTGCACTTTTATTTTTATACAACGAAGTATTACACCAACCACTGGCTAAACTCCATTTCTCACGTCTCAAGCATTACCGTTCTATCCCGGCTATACTTACTAAAAAAGAAATAGACGTATTATATTCTTATTTAGATAGAGTACCCCGGTTGGTGGCAGGTTTGTTATACGGTTGTGGTTTAAAAATTACGGAAGGACTTTCGCTGCGTGTCCGGGATGTGGACGTAGAAAAGAAGCAGTTAAAATTAAATAACCGGGTTTTATTTTTTCCGGCTTCGTTAGAACCAGAATTGCAATTCCAGATTCAGGAAGTAGCAGCTATTCACCAGGAAGATATAAAACTTGGCTTTGGCGAAGTAGATATTCCATTAACGGTACGCGCCCAAAATCCTGCCGAAGCAAAAACCTTGGCTTGGCAATATCTTTTTCCGGCAGCCCGGTGCTCGGTGCATCGTTCTGCAAATACAGGAATTCGCTTTCATTTGCACGAGAGCATATTGCAAAAAGCTATAAAACAAGCTGTAGAAAAGGCTCAATTAAACAAAAGTGCCTGTTGTTATTCGTTACGGCACAGCTACGCTGCCCATTTGCTAGAGAGTGGGAATGATATTGGCACAATCCAGAAATTATTAGGCCTTCAAAATAAACGCAGTACCATGATCTATACTTACCTGGTAAAACAACAAGCACAGACTGGTAAAAAACAAATT
- a CDS encoding isopeptide-forming domain-containing fimbrial protein, with the protein MHCFLTRLLLFCVFFFAANLYTKAQICISPGKDGSPSTNTATINTYYPGAGTVAVGSTTLSLGTSTGSATPINKGDLVLIIQMQGADINTSNNSAYGAGSNTASGNISNPNFIAGKYEYALAANNVATSGGTLNLTSGTVNNYSTSDFGAANTTGQFRYQVVRVPQYSAITLSAAITAIPWNGSTGGVIAMDVAGRLNFNSQTINVAGAGFRGGAGRVLAGTTGLTNADYRSLSTQAAHAQKGEGTAGTPANVFNNGALLNTAVEGYANGSMGRGAPGNAGGGGNDGNPTANDQNSGGGGGANGGTGGKGGNAWSSGATVGGFGGTAFGALAPGRLVMGGGGGAGTTNNGSGNLLNGLASSGAAGGGIVMVRAGTVTGNGTINANGSSGNTSVTNDGSGGGGAGGSVLLTAASGAVNTITVTATGGTGGSNTGGGSSHGPGGGGGGGVIYSSSALAAGSSVAGGANGLTLTGTTTPVAYGATAGATGTLSNTVTAVQLTNSASGAGCLPVLAVTKSTSTPTVYRLTSGTQATYTITVTNTGGSAQGVRVTDALPANVTFNATTSITLGAGSYDDAGQTAAKAAVLTTANATITPTAGATTPTWGTFYIPSGGTVQITFTVNISNSAALNTAIQNSASASYLDPTRTTFSRLVTMDAVSGDIKTYETGANATADVPGTNYNGTNSSGEEVTIRLPVDVSVTNTVSSAPYYVGKEVTYTITATNNSSAGANGLVITDLLPAGLTFMSATPASGSYNATNGTWTIGNLANGTSTTLTLKALPNAAGNITTTATITNQTEPDEVTSNNSASNTITVAAPADVAVTNTVTAAPYYNGVNTTFTVTARNNGPNTATGINILDQLPASLELVSASPSIGTYNSTTGNWAITSLANNGTATLTLLVKPKTIGEIVTTATKTAQSEYDSNTANDAASASINVNANADLVVTNAVAAGPYYRGEPTTYTVTVNNAGPDAASGVIIKDLLPNGLTFVSATPSVGTYNNTTGNWSIGSLAKDATVTLTIRATPNTTQSITTTAAVFAQTEYDAVSANNSSSNTIYPNAAADIAISNTVAAGPYYNGVNTTFTVTARNNGLSNATNVSVLDQLPAGLQFVSATPSDGSYNSTTGIWDIGNLVNNTQATLTLIVKPTTTGTLSTTASKNGATEFDNVSSNNQATASIPVLANADLAVTNTVSPSPYVVGTDVTYTITVTNNGPNATSAVSITDQLPAGLDFKSYTASTGVGTYNSTTGVWTVGALASGASQTLTLVAAPNTTNTITTTASVTNSSTYDSQTGNNAASNSINVNAKPVADIAITNTPAAGPYYNKVQTTFTVTAKNNGPGATSGVQVTDLLPAGLTFISAVPSVGTYNNTTGIWDIGSIGSGVTQTLVLTVEPNTVGDQVTLASKTAQATTENDNVPGNDSDSKTITVSPNADIGIDISVGNGPYYLGDYPVFTAKVRNNGPNTATNVQFYDNRPGAFDTNTIITTTSTGTYNRATGYWDIPSLAPGQEATITLTGKLIRSGAVSFLVSKTGETQFDSNPGNNEDFASIYVNPASDIEVTNTVSAEPYINGNLVTYTVNAKNLGPSPASGVAITDKLPAGLQFVSATTTSGTYDAANGIWTVGNIALNATQILTIVAKPIQSGTFITTATKTAQNENDKVTENNSSQNTITVGASADVAASFNVTPGPYYNGVTPTTFTGTITNNGPDIATGIIYYDNRSSGGNVNVQGITVSQGTYNPLTGYWNVGTLAPGASATFKVETLPSATGSTNITISKTGQDQTDLVPANNDATITINVQEAADIALTSSQSNAPYFTGQPATFTITATNNGANDATAVAVTHALPAGLTLVSANPAVGSYNSSTGIWQIGNLAKATSTTITFTVIPTIAGQLTVQSSKSAATEYDAVAGNNSVNTVFNNVLIHQPAVYTAIAARNVDSYTNGQSLATVVDPDGTIAAAEITSGTLPAGVAFNTTTGEFTVADRSLLAAGSYTFQVKTTDPMGGQSTPSVTITFLPDAEASAVVFTAKNFYDYKNNDILATFTDDDGAITNTTLVSGPLPNGVTMPDGHIVVNNRFLIRPGSYPITVRTLDAIGGTTEKSITLIITQDRDGDGVSDFVDIDDNNDGITDLISGSGIDPFGDENGDGNFNYYDPTFLHPKYGAFRDINNDQINDWFDIDLDGIINSLDLDMDGDGIANTREANRGVAPGNYNTLLGRYGGIVGNNGMPDFAETSPDNGISRLPMPDTDGDSFLDFLDLDSDNDGIPDNIEAQTTAGFIAPNQIDDDNDGIASVYDGSENGQPLVPINTDGAYVNSDTIPDYLDLDSDNDGSSDYYEAFDVNHDKKALDNLLQRAQDFEASSNLGYYLNRDSNNFQDGDNVPDWLEKQATNPNFLSANNTTYYRDTDKDGLVDLFDNNNFGVVVNPSVSNNIADFRSVDVIVPLPVELLRFEAKNQNNQVYLTWATASEKNNDYFVVERSSDGKTFTSIGQVKGAGTTNQLKEYSFFDQSPLFGTAYYRLKQVDFNAVSKLSKIIAVDVKLSPVTATKLYPNPAQDKVNLQFSAIANGTAAIEIMDAKGRRVKTQLITVTSGQNIIVLNIQDLATGMYVLYLNGNNMHSTIQLIKN; encoded by the coding sequence ATGCATTGTTTTTTAACTCGGTTGTTGTTGTTTTGTGTATTTTTTTTTGCTGCTAATTTATACACAAAGGCCCAAATTTGTATCTCTCCTGGTAAGGATGGTTCTCCTAGCACTAATACAGCTACAATTAATACGTATTATCCGGGTGCCGGAACAGTGGCGGTCGGCTCTACTACTTTAAGTTTAGGTACTTCTACTGGTAGTGCTACCCCCATTAACAAAGGCGATTTAGTCTTAATTATTCAAATGCAGGGCGCGGATATAAATACCAGTAATAATTCTGCGTATGGGGCTGGTTCTAATACTGCTTCGGGAAATATATCTAACCCTAACTTTATTGCCGGTAAATATGAGTATGCACTAGCTGCTAATAACGTGGCTACATCTGGCGGAACGCTTAATTTAACCAGTGGTACAGTTAATAACTATAGTACATCAGATTTTGGAGCGGCTAACACCACAGGTCAGTTTCGTTACCAAGTAGTTCGGGTACCGCAATACAGCGCTATTACTTTATCAGCCGCAATAACGGCTATTCCCTGGAATGGAAGTACTGGTGGGGTAATAGCAATGGATGTGGCCGGACGATTAAATTTTAACAGTCAAACTATTAATGTTGCCGGTGCTGGTTTTCGGGGTGGTGCCGGTCGGGTATTAGCTGGTACAACTGGTTTAACAAATGCCGATTATCGTTCTTTATCTACGCAAGCAGCGCACGCACAGAAAGGGGAAGGTACAGCTGGTACGCCCGCCAACGTGTTTAATAACGGAGCTTTACTAAATACGGCTGTGGAAGGCTACGCGAATGGTAGTATGGGCCGAGGGGCGCCGGGAAATGCTGGTGGCGGCGGAAATGACGGCAACCCAACAGCTAACGACCAAAATTCAGGTGGTGGCGGTGGTGCTAACGGCGGTACTGGTGGTAAAGGGGGTAATGCATGGAGTAGCGGTGCAACAGTAGGTGGATTCGGTGGAACCGCTTTTGGGGCGCTAGCGCCGGGTAGATTAGTAATGGGTGGCGGCGGCGGTGCCGGTACAACGAACAATGGTTCGGGTAACTTACTGAATGGTTTAGCCAGTAGTGGTGCCGCTGGTGGTGGTATTGTAATGGTGCGGGCTGGTACTGTTACCGGAAATGGTACTATTAATGCGAATGGTAGTAGTGGTAACACTTCTGTTACCAACGATGGCAGCGGTGGAGGAGGAGCTGGAGGAAGTGTTCTACTTACAGCCGCTAGTGGAGCTGTTAACACAATTACGGTAACCGCAACAGGTGGAACCGGAGGATCAAATACAGGGGGCGGCTCATCGCACGGACCTGGTGGTGGTGGCGGCGGTGGGGTAATTTATTCCTCTTCTGCTTTAGCAGCTGGTAGTAGCGTTGCCGGAGGAGCTAACGGTTTAACTTTAACCGGTACTACTACTCCAGTTGCTTATGGGGCAACAGCTGGAGCAACCGGAACTTTAAGTAATACAGTAACTGCCGTTCAATTAACAAATAGTGCTTCTGGGGCTGGTTGTTTACCTGTTTTAGCCGTTACAAAATCAACTTCTACCCCGACAGTATACCGTTTAACAAGTGGTACCCAGGCTACTTATACTATTACTGTAACCAATACAGGGGGCAGTGCGCAAGGAGTTCGGGTTACAGATGCTTTACCAGCCAATGTTACTTTTAATGCTACTACTTCCATTACATTAGGCGCCGGCAGCTACGACGATGCCGGGCAAACGGCTGCTAAAGCGGCTGTGTTAACTACTGCTAATGCTACCATTACGCCAACTGCTGGCGCGACCACTCCTACTTGGGGCACATTCTATATTCCTTCGGGCGGCACGGTGCAAATTACGTTTACGGTAAATATTAGTAATAGCGCTGCTTTAAATACCGCTATCCAAAATTCGGCCTCGGCCAGTTACTTAGATCCCACCCGAACTACCTTTTCCCGGTTAGTAACCATGGATGCTGTGTCTGGAGATATTAAAACTTACGAAACGGGCGCGAATGCTACTGCTGACGTACCTGGCACCAATTACAATGGTACTAACTCTAGCGGTGAGGAAGTTACTATAAGGCTTCCGGTCGATGTGTCGGTTACAAATACAGTTAGTTCCGCCCCATATTATGTGGGCAAGGAAGTTACGTATACTATAACGGCCACAAATAACAGTTCGGCCGGTGCTAATGGTCTGGTAATTACCGATTTACTTCCAGCAGGTTTAACATTTATGAGTGCTACTCCTGCTAGTGGTTCTTACAATGCTACAAATGGCACTTGGACTATAGGGAATTTAGCAAACGGAACCAGCACTACATTAACTTTAAAAGCTCTTCCTAATGCCGCTGGTAATATTACTACTACAGCCACAATAACCAACCAAACGGAACCTGATGAGGTAACATCTAATAATTCAGCTTCCAATACTATTACTGTAGCTGCTCCAGCGGATGTGGCCGTAACTAATACGGTAACTGCCGCTCCGTATTATAACGGGGTAAATACTACTTTTACCGTTACCGCCAGAAACAATGGTCCAAATACGGCTACCGGTATTAATATCCTGGATCAACTACCGGCTAGTTTAGAATTAGTAAGTGCATCCCCAAGTATTGGTACTTATAACAGCACCACCGGTAACTGGGCTATAACCAGTTTGGCGAATAACGGTACGGCTACCTTAACTTTACTGGTAAAGCCTAAAACCATTGGTGAAATTGTAACCACAGCTACAAAAACTGCTCAAAGTGAATATGATAGTAATACCGCCAACGATGCGGCAAGTGCCAGTATTAACGTAAATGCAAATGCTGATTTAGTTGTTACGAATGCGGTAGCAGCCGGTCCTTATTACCGGGGAGAGCCAACCACGTATACGGTTACTGTTAATAATGCGGGTCCGGATGCTGCCTCCGGGGTAATCATTAAAGATTTACTGCCAAATGGCTTAACCTTTGTTAGCGCTACTCCTTCGGTGGGTACTTACAATAATACTACTGGTAATTGGTCTATTGGTTCCCTCGCAAAAGATGCTACAGTTACCCTTACAATTAGAGCTACCCCTAATACTACCCAGTCCATTACCACTACTGCAGCCGTTTTTGCTCAAACAGAGTACGATGCTGTTTCGGCAAACAATTCCTCGTCCAACACAATCTACCCGAATGCAGCGGCTGATATTGCCATCTCCAATACGGTAGCAGCCGGACCTTATTATAACGGGGTAAATACTACTTTTACCGTTACCGCCAGAAACAATGGTCTTAGTAATGCCACTAATGTGAGCGTACTGGATCAGTTACCCGCAGGATTACAATTTGTAAGTGCAACTCCCTCCGATGGTTCTTACAATTCAACCACAGGAATCTGGGATATTGGTAATTTAGTAAATAATACGCAGGCTACTTTAACTTTAATCGTTAAGCCCACTACTACGGGTACACTTTCTACTACTGCCAGTAAAAATGGCGCTACGGAATTTGATAATGTAAGTTCTAATAATCAGGCTACTGCTAGTATTCCCGTGCTTGCCAATGCCGATTTAGCAGTTACCAACACAGTTTCTCCCAGCCCATACGTGGTAGGTACTGATGTTACTTATACCATAACGGTTACGAACAATGGCCCGAATGCCACAAGTGCAGTTTCTATTACCGATCAATTACCAGCTGGACTTGATTTTAAAAGTTATACTGCCTCTACGGGTGTTGGTACTTATAATTCTACCACTGGGGTATGGACCGTAGGTGCCTTAGCGAGTGGCGCTTCTCAGACGTTAACTTTAGTAGCGGCTCCGAATACAACCAACACTATTACTACTACTGCTTCTGTAACTAATTCAAGTACTTACGATAGTCAAACAGGTAATAATGCCGCGTCTAATTCTATAAACGTGAATGCTAAACCTGTAGCCGATATTGCCATAACCAATACACCGGCAGCTGGTCCTTATTACAACAAAGTACAAACAACTTTTACGGTAACGGCCAAGAACAATGGACCGGGTGCTACTTCTGGGGTGCAGGTTACCGATTTATTGCCAGCTGGTTTAACTTTTATAAGTGCCGTTCCTAGTGTAGGTACCTACAATAATACTACTGGTATCTGGGATATTGGAAGTATTGGTAGTGGGGTTACCCAAACCTTAGTGCTAACTGTAGAACCAAATACAGTAGGTGATCAAGTCACCCTTGCATCCAAAACCGCTCAGGCTACTACTGAGAACGATAATGTTCCTGGTAATGATTCGGATAGCAAAACTATTACAGTAAGTCCTAATGCAGATATTGGGATAGATATATCAGTAGGTAACGGACCTTATTATTTAGGTGATTACCCCGTATTTACAGCCAAAGTGCGCAACAATGGTCCCAATACGGCCACAAATGTTCAATTCTACGATAATAGACCAGGTGCCTTCGATACTAATACTATAATTACTACTACGTCTACCGGAACGTATAACCGTGCTACAGGTTATTGGGATATCCCATCATTAGCACCGGGTCAAGAAGCAACAATTACCCTCACCGGAAAACTTATTCGTTCTGGGGCAGTATCCTTTTTAGTAAGTAAAACCGGCGAGACGCAATTCGATAGTAATCCGGGCAACAACGAAGATTTTGCGTCTATTTACGTTAATCCGGCTTCTGATATTGAAGTTACGAATACAGTATCGGCAGAGCCCTACATTAACGGCAACCTAGTAACTTATACCGTAAATGCAAAAAATTTAGGTCCAAGTCCAGCTTCCGGAGTTGCTATCACCGACAAGTTACCAGCCGGCTTACAGTTTGTGAGCGCTACCACCACATCAGGAACCTACGATGCAGCCAACGGAATCTGGACCGTAGGAAACATTGCGCTAAATGCTACTCAAATCCTTACTATAGTTGCTAAGCCTATCCAATCAGGTACTTTTATTACTACCGCTACCAAAACGGCTCAAAATGAAAACGATAAAGTAACTGAGAATAACAGTTCGCAGAATACTATTACGGTTGGAGCCAGTGCCGATGTAGCGGCATCTTTTAACGTAACTCCTGGTCCCTATTATAACGGGGTAACTCCTACTACCTTTACCGGCACTATAACTAATAATGGCCCGGATATAGCAACTGGAATTATTTACTACGATAACCGTTCTTCGGGTGGGAATGTAAATGTTCAGGGAATTACCGTTAGTCAGGGAACGTATAATCCGCTAACCGGATACTGGAATGTAGGCACCTTAGCTCCTGGGGCAAGCGCTACTTTTAAAGTTGAAACCTTGCCTTCCGCTACGGGTAGTACAAATATCACCATTTCTAAAACCGGGCAAGATCAAACAGACCTGGTACCGGCTAACAATGATGCAACTATAACAATTAATGTGCAGGAGGCAGCAGATATTGCATTAACCAGTTCGCAAAGTAATGCTCCTTATTTTACCGGTCAGCCAGCTACTTTTACCATCACGGCTACCAACAACGGAGCTAACGATGCTACTGCCGTAGCGGTTACCCATGCGTTACCGGCTGGTTTAACTCTGGTTAGTGCTAACCCTGCCGTTGGTTCTTATAATTCTTCTACCGGTATCTGGCAAATTGGAAACTTGGCTAAGGCTACATCCACTACCATTACCTTTACGGTTATCCCTACTATTGCCGGCCAATTAACGGTACAATCCAGTAAATCGGCCGCTACTGAGTACGATGCTGTTGCTGGCAATAATTCAGTAAATACGGTTTTCAACAATGTTCTTATTCATCAGCCAGCCGTTTATACGGCCATTGCTGCCCGCAACGTAGATTCTTATACCAATGGGCAAAGCTTAGCCACGGTTGTTGACCCGGATGGGACTATTGCAGCGGCTGAAATTACTTCCGGAACCTTGCCGGCCGGGGTAGCTTTTAACACGACTACCGGCGAATTTACGGTTGCGGATAGAAGTTTATTAGCTGCCGGCTCTTATACTTTTCAGGTTAAAACCACTGATCCCATGGGTGGTCAATCTACGCCATCCGTAACTATAACTTTTCTACCCGATGCTGAAGCAAGTGCTGTTGTTTTTACTGCCAAAAACTTCTACGATTATAAAAACAACGATATACTGGCTACTTTCACCGACGATGACGGCGCAATTACTAACACTACTTTAGTGAGTGGCCCCTTACCAAACGGTGTTACAATGCCAGATGGGCATATTGTAGTAAATAATCGTTTTTTAATCCGTCCGGGCTCTTATCCTATTACCGTGCGCACTTTAGATGCAATCGGCGGTACTACAGAAAAATCAATCACCTTAATCATAACCCAAGATCGGGACGGCGATGGGGTAAGTGATTTTGTGGATATTGATGACAACAACGATGGCATTACGGATCTTATTTCGGGTAGCGGCATTGATCCTTTCGGCGATGAAAACGGTGATGGTAATTTTAATTATTACGATCCTACCTTTCTGCATCCAAAATATGGTGCTTTCCGCGATATTAATAATGATCAAATTAATGATTGGTTTGATATTGATCTGGATGGAATTATTAACAGCTTGGATTTAGATATGGATGGCGATGGTATTGCTAACACCAGAGAGGCTAATCGCGGGGTAGCTCCAGGTAATTATAATACATTATTAGGCAGATACGGGGGTATTGTTGGCAATAATGGGATGCCTGATTTTGCAGAAACCAGTCCGGATAATGGTATTTCCAGATTGCCCATGCCTGATACTGACGGTGATTCTTTCCTGGATTTTCTGGATCTGGATTCTGATAATGATGGTATTCCGGATAATATAGAAGCCCAAACAACGGCTGGTTTTATTGCCCCGAACCAAATAGATGATGACAACGACGGCATAGCCAGTGTTTACGATGGTAGTGAAAATGGTCAGCCCCTGGTACCCATAAATACTGATGGCGCCTACGTTAACAGCGATACCATACCAGATTATTTAGATTTAGATTCAGATAACGACGGCAGTAGCGACTACTACGAAGCCTTTGATGTGAACCATGATAAGAAAGCGCTGGATAATTTACTGCAAAGGGCTCAGGACTTCGAAGCATCGTCTAACCTGGGATATTACCTGAACCGCGATAGTAATAATTTTCAGGATGGCGATAACGTGCCCGACTGGCTAGAAAAGCAAGCAACCAATCCCAATTTTTTAAGTGCGAATAATACTACTTACTACCGCGATACAGATAAGGATGGACTGGTAGATTTGTTTGATAACAATAACTTTGGAGTGGTGGTGAATCCGTCGGTATCAAACAATATAGCTGATTTCCGCAGCGTTGATGTAATAGTTCCGCTGCCAGTGGAGTTGTTGCGGTTTGAAGCCAAAAATCAAAACAATCAGGTATATCTTACCTGGGCAACTGCCTCCGAAAAAAATAACGATTACTTTGTGGTAGAGCGCAGTTCCGATGGTAAAACTTTTACCAGCATTGGACAGGTGAAAGGAGCAGGAACTACTAACCAGTTAAAAGAATATTCATTTTTTGATCAAAGTCCTTTGTTCGGAACGGCTTATTACCGGCTTAAACAGGTAGATTTTAATGCCGTTAGTAAGCTTAGTAAAATAATTGCCGTAGATGTTAAATTAAGTCCGGTAACTGCAACCAAACTCTATCCTAATCCGGCCCAAGATAAAGTAAATCTTCAATTTTCTGCCATTGCTAATGGTACAGCTGCAATTGAAATAATGGATGCGAAAGGCCGACGAGTCAAAACTCAACTTATTACAGTAACAAGCGGTCAGAATATCATTGTGCTGAATATTCAGGATTTAGCAACGGGTATGTATGTGCTGTATTTGAACGGAAATAATATGCATTCAACTATTCAGTTGATAAAAAATTAA
- a CDS encoding cytochrome b/b6 domain-containing protein — translation MKQIIEKHPLAIRWFHWVNFPVLIIMIWSGLLIYWANDVYKLGWGDITLLAFFPDSFYKALKIPFRLAEGMSLHFMFMWLFLLNGLLYVLYTLFSGEWRYLLPNRYSFREAWQVLLFDLGISKIQPPVRKFNGAQQIAYTSVIVMGLGSVLTGLAIYKPIQLACLCSLLGGYAFARMLHFILTIGYVLFFLIHILQVIRAGWNNFQAMITGFEIKQPNKTNPNT, via the coding sequence ATGAAACAAATTATAGAAAAACATCCATTAGCTATTCGCTGGTTTCATTGGGTAAACTTTCCGGTTTTAATTATTATGATTTGGAGTGGCTTATTAATTTACTGGGCGAATGATGTTTATAAGTTGGGCTGGGGAGACATTACTCTCCTGGCATTTTTTCCCGATTCTTTTTATAAAGCTTTAAAAATCCCGTTTCGGCTCGCGGAAGGCATGTCACTGCATTTTATGTTTATGTGGCTCTTTCTGCTAAACGGTTTATTGTATGTACTTTATACCCTATTTTCGGGCGAATGGCGTTATTTACTACCTAACCGCTACTCTTTCCGGGAAGCCTGGCAAGTTTTGTTATTTGATTTAGGAATTTCTAAGATTCAACCGCCAGTTCGTAAATTTAATGGCGCCCAGCAAATTGCCTATACCAGCGTAATAGTTATGGGACTTGGCTCCGTGCTCACGGGTTTGGCTATTTATAAACCCATTCAGTTGGCCTGTTTATGTTCTTTATTAGGTGGTTACGCTTTTGCCCGTATGTTGCATTTTATTTTAACAATTGGATACGTCTTATTTTTTCTCATTCACATCTTGCAGGTTATTCGGGCAGGTTGGAATAATTTTCAGGCAATGATTACGGGCTTCGAAATAAAACAACCTAATAAAACCAACCCTAATACTTAA
- a CDS encoding molybdopterin-dependent oxidoreductase — protein MAENNPFPTEKEVTEQKIKRRTFLAFTVFTVAGLGSIGIWKAFRTLPKSKNGLAAPSRQVLAFNEKVNTILFSDQHLAPTYPIEAAARKPRVNGRVGLSKNFDSVNWQLQVNEPGKSQSLSIPLDDIKRLPKTELIFDFKCIEGWNQIVHYGGVKFSDFLQAYQLGTQSGKPLLAAQPKDWYPYVGLETPDRGYYVGLDMPSVLHPQTLLCYEMNREDLSLKHGAPLRLIIPTKYGVKSLKRIGTLFFSLTQPRDYWHERGYIYDSSL, from the coding sequence ATGGCAGAAAATAATCCATTTCCCACTGAAAAAGAAGTTACCGAACAAAAAATTAAACGACGTACTTTCCTGGCTTTTACGGTATTTACAGTGGCTGGCTTAGGTAGTATCGGAATCTGGAAAGCTTTTAGGACTTTACCTAAATCAAAAAATGGTTTAGCTGCTCCTTCCCGTCAGGTACTAGCCTTTAACGAAAAAGTAAATACTATCCTTTTCAGTGACCAGCATTTAGCTCCCACTTACCCAATTGAAGCAGCCGCCCGAAAACCCCGCGTAAATGGCCGAGTTGGACTTTCTAAAAATTTTGATTCTGTTAACTGGCAGCTTCAGGTAAACGAACCGGGAAAATCGCAGTCGCTTTCCATTCCCTTGGATGATATTAAACGTTTACCTAAAACAGAACTAATTTTTGATTTTAAATGCATTGAAGGCTGGAACCAAATTGTACATTACGGCGGGGTTAAATTTTCGGATTTTCTGCAAGCCTATCAATTAGGAACTCAATCGGGTAAACCATTATTGGCTGCCCAACCCAAGGATTGGTATCCGTATGTGGGGTTAGAAACGCCTGACCGTGGTTATTACGTGGGTCTGGATATGCCCAGCGTTTTGCACCCGCAAACCTTACTCTGCTACGAAATGAACAGAGAAGATTTATCTTTAAAACACGGCGCACCCCTCCGGTTAATTATTCCGACTAAATACGGCGTAAAAAGCTTAAAACGAATTGGAACCCTCTTTTTTTCTCTTACCCAACCCCGGGATTACTGGCACGAGCGTGGCTACATATACGATTCTTCGCTGTAG
- a CDS encoding MscL family protein, protein MLKGFKEFTMRGNVIDPAVGVIIRAAFGRMVDSVVNDLVMPLAGKTISNVEFSKLYIANSGKIIPGMALADAKKLQPVFA, encoded by the coding sequence ATGTTGAAGGGATTTAAGGAATTTACTATGCGGGGCAACGTAATTGACCCGGCAGTAGGCGTAATTATTAGAGCTGCTTTCGGGCGCATGGTTGATTCGGTGGTAAACGATTTGGTAATGCCACTAGCAGGTAAAACTATTAGCAATGTAGAATTTAGTAAATTATACATCGCTAATTCCGGTAAAATTATTCCCGGTATGGCCTTAGCCGATGCTAAAAAGCTACAACCAGTATTTGCGTGA
- a CDS encoding large conductance mechanosensitive channel protein MscL, which translates to MLTYITLLLVKGLNSLIHKELRFLLYPTPTKKELLLAEMRDILKQIAVKYVFVADIINSYTCGKYLL; encoded by the coding sequence ATGCTGACATATATTACTTTGCTGCTGGTTAAAGGCCTGAATAGCTTAATTCATAAAGAATTGCGATTTCTTTTGTACCCCACCCCTACCAAAAAAGAATTATTGCTTGCTGAAATGCGCGACATTCTGAAGCAAATAGCCGTTAAATACGTTTTTGTCGCCGATATTATAAATAGCTACACCTGTGGTAAATATTTACTTTAA